From the Gossypium hirsutum isolate 1008001.06 chromosome A02, Gossypium_hirsutum_v2.1, whole genome shotgun sequence genome, the window CTCTAGATGTGAATCCATTAAGAGAAGAATGTTTTTGCCTCTTATCATATCCAGAGCCTGCATACAaataaagaatttttatttttggaaaataatACCCCCAAAATTAATAACTTTTGTGAATGCCAAGAAGGAGGCAGAATAAAAGACAGGAAAATTCAAGTGGCAACAGAATCATATTTTCATCCCTTATTCTCATTAAGAATCATCAAGTATAAATCAGGTGGAGTCATCATATCCACGAACTGAAAATTATACCAAACATGTATAGTTATAATATCGACCATCtgtgagaaataaaaaaatcctTGGTATCCATACATCCAACACGTTTAAACAAGAAATAGTGCAATCACTTCATTATGAAAATAGATTACAGCTTTCCAATCAGCAAAAGAGTAGAAAATGTATATATACTTACATGACTTGGAGGAATGTGTTTTCCACTGAGAAGATCCAAAAGGACAGTTCCAAAGCTGAATATAACACTTTCAGGAGTAACCCTTCCTAGAACACAGATATTAATAAGCTCAATCATTCTAGCTAAGAACAATTCTGAAACAAATAACCGATGGTTAACATCATCAGTCCTAGAAACTTCAAAGCTCTAAATAATCAGTTTTCATGATAGACTTGGTTCACTAGTATATTCTCAAATTATGCAGTTGCACAACACAGCTTGGAATCCTTAGAAGCTTAAGGCATTGCGATCATCTATAAATATCAGAAATGGACAAAGCTATCAAACATACTATCAATCCCAAGGAAAAGCTAAAGACTtcagcaaaagaaaaagaagattcaTTGATGGTCTGAAATATCCAACATTACAACcgacccccccccccccaaaccaTCCCTTTTGTTTCCCcatatttggtaaaattgaatatatGCCAGTAATTCTCACACAATCTATGAAGAGCAAGTTTAAGAATGTCAAATTCATTTATAAAAGACGCATGATCATAGTTTGGAAAGGATCACATAGTGGAGGTGTTCGCAAAAAGTCCATATTTGTAGATTTGCATAAAATTAAGGCTCCTCCCCTCTAACTTAGGAGAAAATATGAATGATAATTCAGATCTAAACATTTGAAAACAATTGACCAAATGAATAAGTTTTGGATTTACACATACATACAATGGAAAGCAAGATTGTCTTCTTTCTCTTAAGTGAgggagaagttgaataataagaAGAATTAAAAAGCTGATACCATTTCTTAAATACTCAGGAGGCGTGTATGCAAGATTTGTACTATAACTTTTTCCATCCCTGCTGTTCTTCATCAAACCAAAACATGAAAGTCGAGGATCGCCATTCtgcaaaaaccattaaaaagGTTATTAATAAGCTCGACAAAACAAATACAAAGAGCTAAAAAAAGAGAGTTTTGTTGCAATACCTCATCAAAGAGAACCCTATATGCATTCAAATCATGGTACAATGGACGACCTTCGCTGCTACAATAATCTAATGCTTCAGCTATGTATAAAGCAACTCTCAACCGCATAGCCCACTCAATAGTCTGGTTCTCCCCTGTCAAGCAAATAAAGAACAGAAattattttcaagccaaaaactGAAACATTAAAAGGAAGACAATATGGCAACACAATATGATTTTACATTTTCACTTATGTTACTTGAAAAGCATGACTTAAGGTGATAACTTAAAGATATTATCATGCAGGATCTAACTGGTTCAGAGACATTAGCTGGAAACAAGAATTTAACAGAAGACATCAATAAACACCCAACAAGTTAGGTCAGAGGAAATAATAATTGCactcaaatttaattatatttagttTACTTTTGTTcaggaaaaaaaaagtgatagTAAAAATTGGAACCATACAGTGAAATAAATGCTTTGCAAGGGTATCATTCGGCATGTATTCAGCAACAAGCAATCTCTCGTCGCCATCGCAGCAATACCCAATCAAATTAGCCACTCTCTTATGTCTAAGGTTTCCAACACCGCGAGCTTCATCCTTTAATGATAAAcagaaaaagagataaaaaaaacaaaagaaaatcagAAGAAGGGAAACCCTAAAAATGGAAATGGTTCAACAAAAAAAGAAAGCATACGGCGAATTGTTTAGGATCGGGCCAGGCTAATCTAGTGAATTTCTTGATGGCGATCCAACGTCGATTATTGTCGTTTTGGAGGCGGCCTTTATAGACCACGTTGGGGGCCTTTTCACCGCATTCAGAGACGATGAAATCGGAACTGAAGTTGTTGGTGGCAGCCTTGAGCTCAGCAAGGGAGAACTCGGAGAAATCAGGGAAGCCCGCAGCCCCACCGACAAGGGAATCTTTTCCAGCATTGGAAAGTGAGGAAGGGCCATTATTGGTCTGAGTGACACAATTGGTGTTGGTGTTGGTATTGTTGTTGTAGAGGTGGTGGTGGTGATTGGTTTTGTGCAGTGAATCGGGTCTTCTCAGAAAGGTGGATTCGCAGCAGCCCATAACTCGGGGTGAGTTGACTCAGACgactaatttataaattataaccaTAGAGATTCCTCTTCCTCTTTGATttatttaatctcttttttttttttaaaagttatatagTTTGGAGTTTATTCAATTAATGGCAGAGGGAAGGAATGGAGAAGCTATTTGGGTTTGGGAAGTTTCGAAGGAAAGAAGGAAGAAAGGAAAGGTGAGGACGACGTCGTGTGGGCTACtgtgtgtgagagagagagagagagttttaCACCATAGGAGTGTGAAAGAAAGAGAGACAggtttctctttctttctttctttcgttgtttctctctctttttccgTCGGCCTCTTTCAGCCCTTTCTGCACTGACAAAACCTTCTGTCCCTTTCTCGACgttgctttctatgtttcttatattttttttttctcgcCTTAATAACAATTGTATGCTACAATAATATACTATTAGTCTATAGCTATTATACTATTGAATTGTCCTTTTTCCGTccttgatttgatttgattcaagGGTCTTTTTGTCTTCATCTCTGCTTCTATTTCTGCTTCACTCTTAAGTctatatttaatcatatttatttttagatGACTTCTTTagaattgcattttatttttattctaaattacctcatataaattttttataaataatttttaaaaataaatttttataattttttttataattatttaagtttccACTCCAAAATAAATCTAGATAATTGTTTGTCTAGGTTCATCTTACCTTAAACAACCATTTGTTAAGGttcatttttaacattatttttaataatttttaataattttaacaatttcttATCATTTTAAATACTTTCctataattttctaaattttttataatttttaataataatttgaaaaaccatGTCGATATCATGATtataaaaaactttttttttagatttttaaatttgtttaaatattgTCACAATAGCATAAGATACACGTGGCACTTCATGTGCCATTTTCTAGTTGCTCAGCTAGTCATATCAATGCTTGACAGTAGAAATTGGTgaaattttaatagaatgactagttttctttttttatctaaCGTACGAgaactaatttgttcatttttaatAGAGAGGGAAAATGCAATCTAATTCCTACTATAGGggcttccatgatacttttactacATTGGGTTTTATGctttttctttcaaataaaagttaattttacCTTGGATATTATTTTCGACGTCATCTtttaatggtgaatttttaatagaatgatcaaTTTGCACTTTCCTCTAATGTATAGAGGttaatttgaccattttttaATAGAATAGGCTAAATGTAATTTAACTCCTAGTATAGGggcttccatgatacttttataattataatttttatcgcCCATTATTTTATTCagtgaaaaaatatttaatttcttgcataatgatattaattaaaaataattaattttaaaattttaaaaattaaaataattaattattttaagtgaaagataaattttaatgacaattatttattattataaataatatctATACTTATTATAAGACCTTTAACTTAGTATTATGGGTTGATCGAGCTTTTGTCCTTTCATGCTTTCTTTTAAATGACAACTAACTTATATTATGATAATAatgctttttgtttttttatacttttatataatcctttcatacttttatataatttttatttactctaatctaatctttaaataaaaagattaaaaagtaCATATCCAAGAATCaaacatgtgtttaataaaatttatttacagTCAGGAAATTGATAGTATTTGGACATACAAGAAAGGATGAAAGTTATGGAGGAGTAACTGTCTTCACAACAGAGAAGATATGAGGAGCAGCAAAAGCATACAAGAGCAAATGCATAAATAGAGGCAAGCAGATGAAAGAAACACAAAGAACGAAAGGCTAATAGAAGAATTGAGAGTATGCAAAGTGATCCATGATCAAGATCCATCACAAAAGGGAGGAGGAATCCATTCATTCTTAGCATAGACGTCGGCATGCAAACTAAGGTAATGATGATTTGGTAGATgatattgaatttgataataGCTATGAAAAAGAAGATAATGATAGTTATAGTTATTATACTAAAATACCTTAGAGCGGAAAATAGAGAAGTTAGAAAAGCATATAAGGGATTTCCTGAAGGTTGAAGCCTCATAACtagttaaaaagtaaaaaagtaaGCATCTACATGAAAAAATATTGCGACATTGTCCCCTTACCTTCAAATTCCAAAGATGATGTATAATGTTCAGTGAAATCCCCAAGATCGTTTGGTTCATTATGTAAATCACATGAACATTTTTGGAGCCTTAGATGAGGTTAAACATAGAGTATTCTCAATGACATTGAAGGATTAAGCACATGTATGATACTTACAACTTCCGCAACattttatttcaaacttttaatAGTTGACAGACTTGTTCATGAGTAGGTTCTTAGCAAACAAAATGTTGAAACAATCACCTACATACGTTATGTCCATCAAAAAACGTGAGGATAAGCCTTTGTGAGACTTTGTAAAAAGGTTCTGCCCAACAACCATGATAACAAAGGATGTCCTTGAAGAGATTGTTTGTAACAgtcctaacccatatccgtcgccggaacagggttatagagcattaccggagtttacagaaaaAATACAGttaatttatgtaatttactattcatatctgaaACCGATCAtgttcaatcatattgtcccttgaataAACTCTCGAGGCCAATTCATgagttagaaacaagtcgggactaaatcggaaactcaaagaatttttcgtaaaattccaatttttttcttaaatacaggggtcacatgcctgtgtgggtaggccgtatGGCTCACGTGGCCAAATGACACGCTCGTGTCGTAGGTCATGTGGGCATTCAATAtaaggcacacggctgtgtcccagtcCGTGTTCATACCCGTGTAACtatctaacttgggtcacatgaccattcacacgcccgtgtgctaggctgtgtggacaatttaatttttaaaaattaaatgcattattcacacagccaagacacacgcccgtgtgttggaCTGTATGTttcacatagctgagacacacgctcgtgtctctgccagtGTAACTAAGTCTGAGTATTCTATTTCTCAATGTCTAATATgtaagggacacatggccaaaccacatgTCCGTGctcatggtcgtgtgtcacacacggttgaaacacacgttcgtgtgtctacccgtgtagacaaaataaggccatttccaagccttatttcttacCCAAATTTTGTCTTCTACctacattaacattttaatacatttccaaaccaattcaagTCATTTAAATTAGGCCAAATACAAGTATTGTGTATAACATATTAGTACATATGTTTAAGTGATTAAACTTACCAAATTTGCATTTATGTTTATatgcaaattttatcaattatacTAATTCAAATCCATTCATCATATGGTTTATATACCTTTACCATAAAACCATTTTCAatacacatcaaacatgataGGGCCTcatataattacatcaaattgtGCTTAacactagccattctaatggttagttacaaccaaaatattttatcatttaatctatttaacctatacatgtcattatattaAAAGTTAGCTTGTTTCATATACTGAGAGGTCtaagggatagtgtgatgtgactCCGACCAAGTTCCAACAGTCACTAGCCTCCGAGCAtaataaaatagggaaaaataaaacaagtaagcatattatgcttagtaagttcgtatatcaagaatttaacttaccaattataAAGCATACAAACATGCATCCAAAACATTGTGgccaattgcctaaacacatgttctcatcaaacaagttagtcatgaAATTTACATGAATATCAAAAAaacaaagatgagctcatcatgtaaccATTTCCAGGTATTTCAGAGATATTCAAGATATACTTCATTTAATTCTCATATTTTCTCACATCAGAAgttgtccgttgaatcattaaaatatcgatggatactcaggtagtacacacaaggtgtacttATCAatgatccgtcaattcatatacaagggtgctcattagagcacataatcgGGAAGTCCTCTCTCGAgtcatataacaggatgctcatgtgagcgatgtaacaggaagcttatccaaGCTAAattaggaagctcataagagctataaACAGGAAGTTCAAAAAGAACTTTTAATCCGGAAGCTCTTAAAGAGcctatcaggaagctcacaaaaagCAGTATACCAGGGGCTCCGGATAGTCATATATATGAGGAAGTTCAATCGAgctatatcaggatgctcacaaGGAGCTACATTTGTGTCCGTAACATGtacaggatcacaaccgatcataaacaggacgctcacaaagagctgcggtagtccataacacatgtaaaattactaccgatcaggatgctcgcagaactatataacgggaagctcgagaggacTAATACCAGGATGCTCGTAAGAGCTATGGTATGCCCGCAACATATGTAGGACTACAACCAATTTGAGaaatcttgtatccatcgaatttcatttattcaaactagaCTTAACATTTATCGAGTAATATCTGGCATgtaattcatttcatacattaaacatttatacaattcaaacaaatttaacattcaattcaaataaattaacatttataatctagttacacgaacttaccttgatacttgttcgaGAATCTACTTATTCGacacttttttgttttcttcgATCCAACTCAGTATTAGGTTtttttggatctatataaatgaatttaataatcaatttaattcatttcatgctcaatttaattcaattcacattctaggaaaaattaccattttgcccctatacttttcattaatttcaattttgtccttaggctcgaaaaataaaattcatgcaatttgattcttattccaagcctaactaatttttacatataacatttacagcacatatatttcataaaaatcagaaattttccatgaattttacatctttactatttagtccctaaataacaatttcatgaaaattcactttacaaaagttgtttatctatcaacaacctttcatttctaccacaaatttcagaatttcagcatattcatctaTGACAAAATTttgatactttgataactttacaaattaatccccaaaatagataaattaggttgttacgatctcggaaatataaaaattactaaaaactgaacatgattacttacctaattaagcttgcttgattttctttctctttcctagggtttccatagaatttggggaagaagatgataataaatgatgatattagatatttattttatttatcatcttttatttatttcaatttccaatttagtccttttctttttctaattttccatggatgaatcatcaaaaatatcaactaacttctcttaatggtctaattaccatataaggacctcaaattttgaattccatagctatttgatacctatagctactagaactcaacttttgcattttatgcaatttggtcctttctataattaaacatgaaatcgataaaattttcttatcgaaattttcaCACGTATTTCCTATCATGATGCAGACcatacaataattttaaaataaattttctttttgactcggatttgtggtcctaaaaccactgtttcgatttcactgaaacaagttgttacaactctccccctttaaatagttttcatcctcgaaaatcttattagtaaagaggtttggatattactTTCCCATTGTTTCCTCCgattcccaggtagcttcttcaatcccatgtcgttgccaaagaacttttactaaagctacctttttatttattaattctttcgTCTCTCATGCTAGGATTTTAATCGGTTtttcactgtaagtcatgtcaTGCTGAATTTCCACTTCTGTAgaagagataacatgtgaaggatctgactgAGACTAtcatagcatagacacatgaaaaacattatgaattctatcaaACTCCAGTGGTAATGCCAATCTATAAGCAACAAGTCCGAttctttcaataacttcataTGGTCCGATGAACCGTGGACTTAGTtttactttagagccaaaccggagaactttcttccaaggtgatactttcaagaataccttatcatcGATATGAAATTttatctcttttcgtttaagatcggcataagacttttaatgattagaggctgctttcaaactacCTTGAATCAcctcaccttttcttcagtttcacggACTAAATCAACTcgatgtatctttttctcacttagctctatccaatacaatggagttttaCATTTACAACTATACAAAGCCTctatggtgccattttgatgctggactgatagctattattgtatgtaaattcaattaaaggtagatacttttcccagttaccttgaattccaaaatacaacaccaaaacatatctttcaaaaTCTGTATAACACgttcagattgtccatcagtttgaggatggaatgcggtacTAAAACGTAGTTGTGTaaccagagcttcttgcaacttgctccaaaatcgagatgtaaatcaaggatctctgtctgaaataaggGAAATTGGTACTCCAtacagaaacatataattcagccaatctatccaataAAAAATCCATACATACCGAAATAAAGTGTGTAGACTTCGTTAAACAGTCAACTATTACCTAAATAACgtttttctttttcggagataggggtaacccTAATACAACATCCATAGTAACTCTTTCTCATTTCTATTCCGATGTCGTAACTGGCTATAATAATCtcgaaggtacctggtgttcagctttaacttgctgacatattaaacacttatacacaaattcagaaatatcacgtttcattcccggtcaccaatacatctttttcaaatcatggTATATTTTGTTACTTCTCGGATGAACATACATaataccattatgagcttcattcaaaatcaactGTACAAGTTCTAAATTCTTTGGTACGCattctgcctctgaataacaaacaaccatcaaatctaatatgaaattttgaatCGAAATTTGACTCACATTGTACCTATTTAACTTGTAATTCATCACcactcttctgagcttcacagatctgtTGCAAGAAtatcggtttagcttttaactcaactataACTGAACCATTCTGACAATGACAATTGAGTATTTATTGCTTGTAaaacaaataaagattttctacttagagcatcagcaaccacatttgcttttcctgggtgatagtcgataactaggacataatctttcaataattcaagtcACCTGCAttgtctcaagttcaaatctttttgcaacatcagatattttaaacttttgtgatcaatgaatatatggcacttttcaccaaacagatagtgtcgccaaattttcaatgtaaacacaatggctgctaattctaaatcatgtatcgggtaGTTCTTTTCCTGTGGTTTTAGCTATCTAAAAGTATAGGtgattactttaccttcttgcatcaaaacacagcccaatcTATTTAATGACACGTCATTGTAtattacaaattccttacccgattcaggctgaattAGTACgggtgcttcagtcaacaaggctttcaacctgtcaaaactttactgacatttatcagtctattcaaatttcacatccttCTGCAACAAATAGGACATTGGAGAGGCTATCATCGAGAAaacttttacaaaccttcgataatatccagctagtcccaaaaagcatctgacttcagacacattttttggtggtttcccGTTAACAATTGCTGATATTTTATTTGGGTCAATTCTGatgccttcagcagatactatatgtccaagaaaaccaacttaccgaagtcaaaattcacatttactgaatttggcatacaattgtttctcacgtagggtttgtaacacaattctcaaatgatcaccatgctcattttcatctcgagGATATACCAGGttatcattaataaataccaccacaaatctgtctaaatacgatctgaaaattctattcattagatccataaatactacaggtgcattagtcaaaccgaatggcatcacaagaaactcatagtgcccatacctggttctaaaagctgtcttcggtacatctgagtctttcactcgtaactgataatagccagaacaaagatcaatctttgaaaatacagtgacacattttaactgatcaaacaagtcatcaatacgaggtaatGGATAATCTTATTGAactgtctataatcaatacataatctcaacgatccatctttcttcttaacaaataaaactggtgcaccctaaggtgatgAACTGGGTCAAGAAAAGCCTCTGTCTGTTAGTTCTTGTAACTGCATTTTCAACTCATTTAATTCAGTAAGAGCTATTCTGTAGGGTGCTATGGATATCGGTGTTGTCcccggaacaagatctatagaaaattctacCTCTTTAACAGGTGGTAAACCAagtaattcttctagaaacacatcagaaaattcacaaaCAACCGGCACTGACTTAATCTTCGATTCAGATGctttagtgtccaacacatatgcaagatgAGAATTATACCCTTTTTTGACATATTTTTGTGCTGATGTAGATgagatcacattagacaacccATCCAGTTTATCAGGTTCAACATAAAGCAATTCATCATTctaacattttaacacaatatatttttgtttacaatttaccactacATCATGCTGAGTTAGCTAGTCTATTCCCAGgcttacatcaaattcatcaaatggtaacaaaatCAAATCAGCTGAGAAATAATAACCCCGTAATATTaacggacaatttttacaaactttatccaccatcacatactGGCCTAGGGGATTTGAAaatttaaccacgaattcagtggactcaataggtaaatttttaactgGCACTAAATTtgtacatatgtatgaatgtattgaaccaggatcaatcaaaatAGTAATATCAATaccaagaagagaaaaaaaataccagtaataacatctggtgctgatgtaacaccccttacccgtattcgacgtcgggatag encodes:
- the LOC107952050 gene encoding serine/threonine-protein kinase BSK1 — translated: MGCCESTFLRRPDSLHKTNHHHHLYNNNTNTNTNCVTQTNNGPSSLSNAGKDSLVGGAAGFPDFSEFSLAELKAATNNFSSDFIVSECGEKAPNVVYKGRLQNDNNRRWIAIKKFTRLAWPDPKQFADEARGVGNLRHKRVANLIGYCCDGDERLLVAEYMPNDTLAKHLFHWENQTIEWAMRLRVALYIAEALDYCSSEGRPLYHDLNAYRVLFDENGDPRLSCFGLMKNSRDGKSYSTNLAYTPPEYLRNGRVTPESVIFSFGTVLLDLLSGKHIPPSHALDMIRGKNILLLMDSHLEGHFSSEEATVVFDLASQCLQYEPRERPNTKDLVTTLAPLQNKPDVPSYVMLGIPKHEEGPPTPQQPLSPMGDACSRMDLTAIHQILVMTHYKDDEGTNELSFQEWTQQMRDMLEARKRGDVAFRDKEFKTAIDCYSQFIDVGTMVSPTVYARRSLCYLLCDQPDAALRDAMQAQCVYPDWSTAFYMQAVALAKLEMQKDAADMLNEAAALEEKRQRGGRGS